Proteins encoded within one genomic window of Methanolacinia paynteri:
- a CDS encoding FmdE family protein: MKKEIKSFEEAAEFHGHVCPGLAIGYRAAEVALDELLSGRSEDEELVCIAENDSCSIDGIQFVTGCTFGKGNLIFRDHGKQVYTFILRDKSDAVRISQKPEFAMNSAPEAPQLMKKFFAGETSEEETARYHKMRSDMVEQYLTRPVDEIFVIEHVKAEIPEKARLFNSVKCAECGEVVSESRARVKNGKIVCIPCSNEYAGINR; the protein is encoded by the coding sequence ATGAAGAAAGAGATCAAATCATTCGAAGAAGCCGCCGAATTCCACGGGCATGTCTGCCCCGGGCTCGCAATAGGATACAGGGCGGCTGAAGTAGCGCTCGACGAACTTCTCTCAGGCAGGTCCGAAGACGAAGAACTTGTGTGCATAGCTGAAAACGACTCCTGCAGCATCGACGGAATCCAGTTCGTCACAGGGTGCACATTCGGCAAAGGAAACCTGATCTTCAGGGACCACGGAAAACAGGTCTACACTTTCATTCTCCGCGACAAGTCAGATGCCGTAAGGATCTCGCAGAAACCTGAGTTTGCAATGAACTCCGCACCGGAGGCCCCCCAGCTTATGAAGAAGTTCTTCGCCGGAGAAACATCGGAGGAGGAGACTGCAAGGTACCATAAGATGAGAAGCGATATGGTGGAGCAGTACCTGACCCGGCCTGTGGATGAAATATTCGTGATCGAACATGTCAAAGCTGAGATCCCTGAAAAAGCAAGGCTTTTCAACTCGGTAAAATGCGCCGAATGCGGTGAGGTTGTTTCGGAGTCGCGTGCAAGAGTGAAGAACGGAAAGATTGTCTGCATACCGTGCAGCAACGAATATGCAGGCATCAACCGCTGA
- the tsaA gene encoding tRNA (N6-threonylcarbamoyladenosine(37)-N6)-methyltransferase TrmO has protein sequence MDTFEVKPIGRVIKSPYKERGDAPRQGRLEPDKEAEIEIFEEYRAGLGGLPGISHLYVLLWFDRAERDTLIGRPPHLGGEERPVFCTRSPARPNPIGLDIAEVLSVDGGIIRVAGMDAIEGTPVIDIKPYTPSIDCIPGAKDHFKEKK, from the coding sequence ATGGATACGTTCGAAGTAAAACCCATCGGAAGGGTGATCAAATCCCCCTACAAGGAGCGTGGCGACGCACCGAGGCAGGGGAGGCTTGAGCCGGATAAAGAAGCGGAGATCGAGATCTTCGAGGAATACAGGGCCGGACTCGGTGGTCTCCCGGGTATCAGCCACTTATATGTCCTTCTCTGGTTCGACAGGGCGGAGCGGGACACTCTTATCGGAAGACCCCCTCACCTGGGGGGAGAGGAAAGGCCGGTCTTCTGCACCAGATCCCCGGCACGCCCCAACCCCATAGGCCTCGATATAGCAGAGGTTCTCTCAGTCGACGGCGGAATCATAAGAGTTGCAGGCATGGACGCAATCGAAGGAACACCTGTAATCGATATTAAGCCGTATACCCCTTCGATCGACTGCATCCCCGGGGCAAAGGATCATTTTAAGGAAAAAAAATAA